The Streptomyces sp. NBC_01268 genome segment TGCCGAGCAGCGGCACCTTCTTCTCACGGGCGTACTGGATCGCGCCGACCTTGCCGCTCACGCCGCGGTCGCCGAAGCCGCCGGGGATGAGGATCGCGTCGCAGTCGCCGAGCTGCTTCTCGGCGTCGGCCTGGGTCTTGCAGTCGTCGGAGGTGACCCACTTGACCTTGACCCGGGCCTTGTTGGCGAAGCCGCCGGCCCGCATGGCCTCGGTGACCGAGAGGTAGGCGTCGGGCAGGTCGATGTACTTGCCGACGAGCGCGACGGTGACCTCGTGGTCGGGGTTGTGGACGCGGTCCAGGAGGTCCTCCCAGACGGTCCAGTCCACGTCGCGGAAGGGCAGGTCCAGCTTGCGGACGACGTAGGCGTCCAGGCCCTCGGAGTGCAGCACCTTCGGGATGTCGTAGATCGACTTGGCGTCGATCGCGGCGACCACGGCGGCCTCGTCGACGTCGCACATCAGCGAGATCTTGCGCTTGATGGCGGTCGGGACCTCGCGGTCGGCGCGCAGCACGATCGCGTCGGGCTGGATGCCGATGTTGCGCAGCGCGGCGACCGAGTGCTGGGTCGGCTTGGTCTTCAGCTCGCCGGAGGGGCCGATGTAGGGCAGCAGCGAGATGTGCACGACGAAGACGTTGTCGCGGCCGACCTCGTGGCGGACCTGACGGACGGTCTCCAGGAACGGGAGCGACTCGATGTCGCCGACGGTGCCGCCGACCTCGGTGATCACCACGTCGACGTCGTCCGTCGCCATGCGGCGGATGCGGGACTTGATCTCGTTGGTGATGTGCGGGATGACCTGCACGGTGTCGCCGAGGTACTCGCCGCGCCGCTCCTTGGCGATGACCTGCGAGTAGACCTGGCCGGTGGTGACGTTGGCCGAGCCGTCGAGGTCCACGTCGAGGAAGCGCTCGTAGTGGCCGATGTCCAGGTCGGTCTCGGCGCCGTCGTTGGTGACGAACACCTCGCCGTGCTGGAACGGGTTCATCGTGCCCGGGTCGACGTTGAGGTACGGGTCGAGCTTCTGCATCGTGACCCGCAGGCCCCGGGCCTTGAGGAGCGCACCCAGGCTGGAGGCGGTCAGGCCCTTGCCGAG includes the following:
- a CDS encoding CTP synthase, whose product is MPPNTTTTKHIFVTGGVASSLGKGLTASSLGALLKARGLRVTMQKLDPYLNVDPGTMNPFQHGEVFVTNDGAETDLDIGHYERFLDVDLDGSANVTTGQVYSQVIAKERRGEYLGDTVQVIPHITNEIKSRIRRMATDDVDVVITEVGGTVGDIESLPFLETVRQVRHEVGRDNVFVVHISLLPYIGPSGELKTKPTQHSVAALRNIGIQPDAIVLRADREVPTAIKRKISLMCDVDEAAVVAAIDAKSIYDIPKVLHSEGLDAYVVRKLDLPFRDVDWTVWEDLLDRVHNPDHEVTVALVGKYIDLPDAYLSVTEAMRAGGFANKARVKVKWVTSDDCKTQADAEKQLGDCDAILIPGGFGDRGVSGKVGAIQYAREKKVPLLGICLGLQCIVIEAARNLADIPEANSTEFDPATAHPVVSTMEEQLAYVEGAGDLGGTMRLGLYPAKLAEGSVVREAYDDQPYVEERHRHRYEVNNAYRAELEKKAGLVFSGTSPDNKLVEFVEYPKDIHPYLVATQAHPELKSRPTRPHPLFAGLVKAAVERKTGKTAQ